In Nocardia sputorum, a single genomic region encodes these proteins:
- a CDS encoding SDR family oxidoreductase, with the protein MSQVISGTPLAGRVAVVTGASSGIGETTAERLARLGAKVALLARRGDRIGAAADRITAAGGTALAVTADVTDRAAMQAAADRIRAELGDVDLVFANAGVQLISEIVDLKVEDWDTQIDLNIKGVMNTIQAFVTSLVDAAADGKPADLITTSSIAATRVLEKFQVYSGTKAYISQLTRLLRTELGRKNVRVATIEPGMVDTELPDHVSDPDASKLMADLIDQIDVLQSEDVAETVAFVAAVPKHVNLTEITILPTAQII; encoded by the coding sequence ATGAGCCAGGTCATCAGCGGAACACCCCTCGCAGGCCGCGTCGCCGTCGTCACCGGCGCCTCCAGCGGCATCGGGGAAACCACCGCCGAACGACTCGCCCGACTCGGGGCGAAGGTCGCCCTGCTCGCGCGCCGCGGCGACCGCATCGGCGCTGCCGCCGACCGCATCACCGCCGCCGGGGGCACCGCTCTCGCCGTCACCGCCGACGTCACCGACCGCGCTGCGATGCAGGCGGCCGCCGACCGGATCCGCGCCGAACTCGGCGACGTCGACCTGGTCTTCGCCAACGCGGGCGTCCAGCTGATCTCCGAGATCGTGGACCTGAAAGTGGAGGACTGGGACACCCAGATCGACCTGAACATCAAGGGCGTGATGAACACCATCCAGGCCTTCGTCACCTCCCTGGTCGACGCCGCCGCCGACGGCAAGCCCGCCGACCTGATCACCACCTCCTCGATCGCGGCCACCCGCGTCCTCGAGAAGTTTCAGGTCTACTCCGGCACCAAGGCCTACATCAGCCAACTCACCCGCCTGCTGCGTACCGAACTCGGCCGCAAGAACGTTCGCGTGGCCACGATCGAACCCGGCATGGTCGACACCGAGCTGCCCGACCACGTCAGCGATCCCGACGCCAGCAAGCTGATGGCCGACCTCATCGACCAGATCGACGTCCTGCAGTCCGAAGACGTCGCCGAGACCGTCGCCTTCGTCGCCGCCGTCCCCAAGCATGTCAACCTCACCGAGATCACCATCCTGCCCACCGCGCAGATCATCTGA
- a CDS encoding MBL fold metallo-hydrolase, translating to MTIHHLNCGSVRQIEATYDGPAPAHAVNHCLLVETASDGLVLIETGIGLDDVRDPAGTLGADWVTMAQPVLAEDETAIRQVERLGYDPADVRHIILTHLDVDHCGGLPDFPHARVHVLAAELAAALAEAPSYRYRPAHWAHDPHWVTYPSGPTGNWFGFDALQPKDLPDDFQLIPLGGHTAGHTGVAVRDGDTWLLHCGDAYYYHRELDPAPQPHPVLDIVQTSSEVHHDLRLGTQARLRELHRDHGHEVTLISAHDPWEFQRAS from the coding sequence ATGACAATCCACCACCTCAATTGCGGCTCCGTCCGGCAGATCGAAGCCACCTACGACGGCCCCGCCCCCGCTCATGCCGTGAACCACTGCCTGCTGGTCGAGACGGCGTCCGACGGACTGGTCCTGATCGAGACGGGCATCGGACTCGATGACGTGCGCGACCCGGCGGGCACCCTCGGGGCGGACTGGGTCACGATGGCCCAGCCCGTGCTCGCCGAAGACGAGACCGCGATCCGCCAGGTCGAGCGGCTCGGCTACGACCCCGCCGACGTCCGGCACATCATCCTCACCCACCTCGACGTGGACCACTGCGGCGGACTGCCCGACTTCCCGCACGCGCGGGTCCACGTGCTCGCCGCCGAGCTGGCAGCGGCACTGGCCGAAGCCCCGAGTTACCGCTACCGCCCCGCGCACTGGGCGCACGACCCGCACTGGGTGACCTATCCGTCGGGCCCGACCGGCAACTGGTTCGGCTTCGACGCGCTCCAGCCGAAGGACCTGCCCGACGACTTCCAGCTGATCCCGCTGGGCGGGCACACGGCGGGCCACACCGGTGTCGCCGTCCGCGATGGGGACACTTGGCTGCTGCACTGCGGCGACGCGTACTACTACCATCGCGAACTCGACCCGGCCCCGCAGCCGCACCCGGTGCTGGACATCGTGCAGACCAGCTCCGAGGTCCACCACGACCTGCGGCTGGGCACTCAGGCGCGGCTGCGCGAACTACACCGCGATCACGGTCACGAGGTCACGCTGATCAGCGCGCACGACCCGTGGGAGTTCCAGCGCGCGAGCTGA
- a CDS encoding MerR family transcriptional regulator has product MTDLLDIAEVGAQTGLAPSALRFYEKRGLIAATGRNGLRRTYHPDILNRLALISCARGAGFTLAEIARFLRASPSDAELRTRMAEKARQLDDDIARLIRMRDSLRHAATCNHDPLVECPDFKSNFESAAESV; this is encoded by the coding sequence ATGACCGACCTGCTCGATATCGCCGAGGTCGGCGCGCAAACCGGCCTCGCCCCCTCCGCCCTGCGCTTCTACGAGAAGCGCGGTCTCATCGCAGCGACCGGCCGCAACGGCCTACGCCGCACCTACCACCCCGACATCCTGAACCGCCTCGCCCTCATCTCCTGCGCCCGAGGCGCCGGTTTCACCCTCGCCGAAATCGCCCGCTTCCTACGCGCCTCCCCCTCCGACGCCGAACTCCGCACCCGCATGGCGGAAAAAGCACGACAACTCGACGACGACATAGCCCGCCTCATCCGCATGCGCGACAGCCTCCGCCACGCCGCCACCTGCAACCACGACCCCCTGGTCGAATGCCCGGACTTCAAGTCGAACTTCGAGAGTGCCGCCGAATCGGTGTGA
- the cyaB gene encoding class IV adenylate cyclase, producing the protein MIEAEIKARVRDVESVQATLAARSMGQRAKYEDTYYDLPDERLSSEGRELRLRTITTGNGRRSLLTYKEPAVDTSSGSKPEYETEVADPTVLDSVLRGIGLKELVVLEKRCINYRFESEGRDLLATLVTVPELDGTFIELETIVPEAELSEALELVRSTLRQLGIADGDLTTEQYTDAVLTTRRKPELP; encoded by the coding sequence ATGATCGAGGCCGAAATCAAGGCTCGAGTCCGTGACGTCGAGTCAGTGCAGGCTACGCTGGCGGCGCGGAGCATGGGTCAGCGCGCGAAGTATGAGGACACTTACTACGACCTGCCGGACGAGCGATTGTCTTCGGAGGGCCGTGAGCTGCGGTTGCGGACGATCACTACGGGCAATGGGCGGCGATCCCTGCTGACCTACAAGGAACCCGCGGTCGACACGAGCAGTGGATCGAAGCCGGAATACGAAACCGAGGTGGCCGACCCTACGGTGCTCGACTCCGTGCTACGCGGTATCGGCCTGAAAGAGCTGGTCGTCCTTGAAAAGCGTTGCATCAACTATCGATTCGAGTCCGAAGGACGCGACCTGCTGGCCACACTGGTGACGGTCCCCGAGTTGGACGGCACGTTCATCGAGCTGGAAACCATCGTGCCCGAAGCGGAACTGTCGGAAGCGCTGGAGCTCGTTCGGTCCACACTTCGTCAACTCGGAATCGCCGACGGCGATCTCACCACCGAGCAGTACACGGATGCCGTACTTACTACGCGGCGGAAGCCGGAGCTCCCTTGA
- a CDS encoding HAD family hydrolase, giving the protein MIYSRNAFSTTADVPTVCVEHLEGAPLSFMTTTAALRMQTLTEPAAIVPTTTRTIKQFDRIRLPGAPWRYAITSNGGNILVDGVPDLSWRIAIDAKVRAGGATLSEVSKELHTRIDDSWVTKFRVADHLFCYLVVKPKEVPEGFLAEWDDWCRSRGWSASQQGRKIYTMPQVVCKSRAVAEVRKRLWESGELADEARTLAAGDGALDAEMLRAADSAIRPRHGELEHLNWTHPNLTITRATGILAGEEIINWFIKGAPASAA; this is encoded by the coding sequence ATGATCTACTCGCGTAACGCCTTCAGCACCACCGCCGACGTGCCGACGGTCTGCGTGGAGCATCTGGAAGGGGCGCCGCTGTCGTTCATGACCACCACCGCGGCGCTGCGGATGCAGACCCTGACCGAACCCGCCGCCATCGTTCCCACCACCACCCGCACGATCAAGCAGTTCGACCGCATCCGGCTGCCCGGAGCGCCGTGGCGCTACGCGATCACCAGCAACGGCGGGAACATCCTGGTCGACGGCGTGCCCGACCTGAGCTGGCGCATCGCCATCGACGCCAAGGTTCGCGCGGGGGGCGCCACGCTGTCCGAAGTGAGCAAGGAACTGCACACCCGCATCGATGACTCCTGGGTCACGAAGTTCCGCGTGGCCGACCATTTGTTCTGCTACCTCGTGGTGAAGCCGAAGGAGGTGCCCGAGGGGTTCTTGGCGGAGTGGGACGACTGGTGTCGTTCACGCGGTTGGTCCGCGTCTCAGCAGGGTCGCAAGATCTACACCATGCCGCAGGTCGTCTGCAAGAGCCGCGCGGTCGCCGAGGTGCGCAAGCGCCTCTGGGAAAGTGGAGAACTCGCCGACGAGGCCCGGACACTCGCCGCGGGCGACGGCGCCCTCGACGCCGAAATGCTGCGCGCCGCCGACTCCGCCATCCGCCCCCGCCACGGCGAACTCGAACACCTCAACTGGACCCACCCCAACCTCACCATCACCCGCGCCACCGGCATCCTCGCGGGCGAGGAGATCATCAACTGGTTCATCAAGGGAGCTCCGGCTTCCGCCGCGTAG
- a CDS encoding cysteine protease StiP family protein, whose translation MTSTEVGALPTPLHGPQFGSYAAEEVSWLLKDLSDVDLEADIVERERRIQAGKAHYAESLPIEYQPDAAYRSLFDEVLAASAERLALAVATVSELVVAERGDDIVLVSLARAGTPVGILMRRWLRARRPSLEVPHYAVSIVRDRGIDAVALDYLAEHHDPSSVVFVDGWTGKGAITRELTEALDAYHAAGGPRFDDELAVLADPGHCVRTYGTRDDFLIASACLNSTVSGLVSRTVLNDTLIGPGDFHGAKFYRELAGDDVSGRLLDTVSGAFDAIRDRVPAEVAGVRASDRTPTWTGWASVQQVREQYGIASVNFVKPGVGETTRVLLRRVPWRVLVREADAPEHAHIRLLAAARGVPVDVVPDLAYSCMGLIKDVQQ comes from the coding sequence ATGACGAGTACCGAGGTGGGTGCGCTACCCACCCCCCTGCACGGACCGCAGTTCGGCTCCTACGCGGCCGAGGAAGTCTCCTGGCTGCTGAAGGATCTGTCGGACGTCGACCTGGAAGCCGACATCGTCGAGCGGGAACGGCGGATACAGGCCGGGAAGGCGCACTACGCGGAGTCGCTGCCGATCGAGTATCAGCCCGACGCGGCGTACCGATCGCTGTTCGACGAGGTGCTCGCGGCCAGCGCCGAGCGGCTCGCGCTGGCCGTGGCGACCGTGTCGGAACTGGTCGTCGCCGAACGCGGCGACGACATCGTGCTGGTGTCGCTGGCCCGTGCGGGCACACCGGTCGGCATTCTGATGCGCCGCTGGCTGCGGGCGCGGCGTCCGAGCCTCGAGGTGCCGCACTACGCGGTGTCGATCGTGCGGGATCGCGGCATCGACGCGGTGGCGCTGGACTATCTGGCCGAGCATCACGATCCGTCCTCGGTCGTGTTCGTCGACGGGTGGACCGGCAAAGGGGCGATCACCCGCGAGCTCACCGAGGCGCTGGACGCCTATCACGCCGCCGGTGGCCCCCGGTTCGACGACGAATTGGCGGTGCTGGCCGATCCCGGGCACTGCGTGCGCACCTACGGCACGCGCGACGACTTCTTGATCGCCTCCGCGTGCCTCAATTCGACGGTGTCCGGATTGGTCTCGCGCACCGTCCTGAACGACACGCTGATCGGCCCCGGCGATTTCCACGGCGCCAAGTTCTACCGCGAACTGGCCGGTGACGACGTGTCCGGGCGTCTGCTGGACACCGTGAGCGGCGCCTTCGACGCGATCCGCGACCGGGTGCCCGCGGAGGTGGCCGGAGTTCGCGCGAGCGACCGGACGCCCACCTGGACCGGCTGGGCGTCCGTGCAGCAGGTGCGCGAGCAGTACGGCATCGCCAGCGTGAACTTCGTGAAACCCGGCGTCGGCGAGACCACCCGGGTGCTGCTGCGGCGGGTGCCGTGGCGGGTGCTGGTGCGCGAGGCGGACGCACCGGAGCACGCGCACATCCGCCTGCTCGCCGCGGCCCGGGGCGTCCCGGTCGACGTCGTCCCCGACCTGGCATATTCGTGCATGGGATTGATCAAGGACGTGCAGCAGTGA
- a CDS encoding phosphoribosyltransferase domain-containing protein: MSRTSTEFGHNEIFWATRNLGIGLHHDPEGGAERLRSARLPITALVQPGVRHNNRRRAHLLVSTVLGKHLPTDPRVVLGAGDQLGDLVRAVLGAREAVVLGFAETATGLGHCVAARIGASCYLHSTRRAVPHATTLAGFEEGHSHATSHLLQPAPAGIFVNDLPLVLVDDEISTGDTAIDAVRALHAFAPRTHYVLASLVDLRTDAQRAEFDSVAAELGARIDTVCLATGRASLPDGLVDAVGALPEPRLNPTAGHTGSFGRVELPWPTAVPEGGRHGILASDTGAFEAALLDAGGALTARLDADFPGRAVIVLGHEELMYLPLRLAALLAESGTPTRFQTTTRSPAYVLDEPGYPLRRGFRFVAPEPGDAEPRYLYNAQWPATSLDLFEADLAGLGALLAGSPHGDAVAISDDGVDSGAEGDGPAADPVLVVVVDSPADTAELTAEHGLIDVLTASGADVLLAVLPEADPRRLHAERTESDGSRV; this comes from the coding sequence ATGAGCCGGACCTCGACCGAATTCGGTCACAACGAAATATTCTGGGCGACAAGAAATCTCGGCATCGGGCTGCATCACGATCCGGAAGGCGGCGCGGAGCGGCTGCGTTCCGCGCGGCTGCCGATCACCGCGCTGGTGCAACCGGGCGTTCGCCACAACAATCGGCGCCGGGCGCATCTGCTGGTCTCCACCGTGCTCGGCAAGCACCTGCCCACCGATCCGCGCGTGGTGCTCGGCGCGGGCGATCAGCTGGGCGACCTGGTTCGAGCGGTGCTCGGTGCGCGCGAAGCCGTAGTGCTCGGATTCGCGGAGACCGCGACGGGGCTCGGCCATTGCGTGGCCGCGCGGATCGGCGCGAGCTGCTACCTGCATTCGACCCGGCGCGCGGTGCCGCACGCGACGACGCTCGCCGGTTTCGAGGAGGGGCACTCACACGCCACTTCCCACCTGCTGCAACCGGCGCCGGCCGGCATCTTCGTCAACGATCTGCCGCTGGTGCTGGTGGACGACGAGATCTCCACCGGTGACACCGCGATCGACGCGGTGCGGGCACTGCACGCCTTCGCGCCCCGCACGCACTATGTGCTCGCGTCGCTGGTGGATCTGCGCACCGATGCCCAGCGGGCCGAATTCGACTCCGTGGCTGCCGAACTCGGGGCGCGCATCGACACCGTGTGCCTCGCCACCGGCCGCGCGTCACTGCCCGACGGACTGGTGGACGCGGTCGGCGCACTCCCCGAGCCTCGGCTGAACCCGACCGCCGGGCACACCGGTTCGTTCGGGCGCGTCGAACTCCCGTGGCCGACCGCTGTGCCGGAGGGCGGCAGGCACGGCATCCTGGCCTCCGACACCGGCGCGTTCGAGGCCGCGCTGCTGGACGCGGGAGGTGCGCTGACCGCCCGGCTCGATGCCGACTTCCCCGGCCGGGCCGTCATCGTGCTCGGGCACGAGGAGCTCATGTACCTGCCCCTGCGGCTGGCGGCGCTGCTCGCCGAGTCGGGGACGCCCACGCGTTTCCAGACCACCACGCGGTCGCCCGCGTACGTGCTGGACGAGCCGGGGTATCCGTTGCGGCGGGGGTTCCGGTTCGTCGCGCCCGAGCCGGGCGACGCCGAGCCGCGCTATCTGTACAACGCGCAGTGGCCCGCGACCTCGCTCGACCTGTTCGAGGCCGACCTCGCGGGGCTGGGCGCGCTGCTCGCTGGTTCGCCGCACGGCGATGCCGTCGCGATCTCGGACGACGGTGTCGACAGCGGCGCCGAGGGCGACGGCCCGGCCGCCGACCCGGTGCTCGTCGTCGTGGTCGACTCCCCCGCCGACACCGCGGAGCTGACGGCCGAGCACGGGTTGATCGATGTGCTGACCGCTTCCGGGGCCGACGTCCTGCTGGCGGTGCTGCCGGAGGCGGACCCGCGGCGGCTGCACGCCGAACGCACGGAGTCGGACGGGAGCCGGGTATGA